Proteins encoded together in one Sceloporus undulatus isolate JIND9_A2432 ecotype Alabama chromosome 4, SceUnd_v1.1, whole genome shotgun sequence window:
- the NOL7 gene encoding nucleolar protein 7, protein MVARRRTRSAAAAEVAPSSSSSSSSEEEEAPEEVPFESAREAASEARRAAAERERRDKALLKEKRRHREELFKEQKKRKLLPASVLEELASSAQKSKEQLPDKSQEDQSVEKESENENESENDKEDSNEDSGNEILQTRLQECYMAVRLKDQSLTNSQQQAAKDFIQRQLYGAGSNRTTANQYFSVENKKSKVKKAAVQFVNNSWGEMEKQKAKKFTKHWMSSKMKTDL, encoded by the exons ATGGTGGCGCGAAGGAGGACCCGCTCGGCCGCCGCTGCTGAggttgctccttcctcctcttcttcttcttcctcggaggaggaggaggcgcccgaGGAGGTGCCCTTCGAGAGCGCGAGGGAGGCGGCGTCGGAGGCTCGTCGGGCGGCCGCCGAGAGGGAGCGGAG AGACAAGGCTctcttaaaagaaaagagaagacacAGAGAAGAACTATTCAAGGAACAAAAG aaaagaaagctgcttccTGCCAGTGTGTTAGAAGAGTTGGCGTCATCAGCACAGAAAAG taAAGAACAGCTGCCTGATAAATCACAGGAAG ATCAGAGTGTCGAAAAAGaatctgaaaatgaaaatgaatccgAAAATGATAAAGAAGATTCAAATGAAGACAGTGGAAATGAAATACTGCAAACTAG GCTCCAAGAATGTTACATGGCTGTCCGATTAAAAGATCAGAGTTTAACAAACAGTCAACAGCAAGCAGCGAAAGACTTCATACAAAGGCAGCTGTATGGAGCAGGTTCCAACCGAACTACAG caaaCCAGTATTTTTCTGTTGAAAACAAGAAAAGTAAAGTTAAAAAAGCTGCAGTCCAGTTTGTGAATAACTCCTGGG GtgaaatggaaaagcaaaaggcaaagaaatttacaaaacactggatgtcttcaaaaatgaAAACCGACCTATAG